A single region of the Euzebyales bacterium genome encodes:
- a CDS encoding AarF/ABC1/UbiB kinase family protein, translated as MTGIGGIHRVGRTLRLLGLPLGTVALAVEGLARRRIGQDAEHVRRELRRRNAERTRRVLGDLKGGALKAGQLLATLDALFPVDPDATWQQTLADVPERNSVVPFARLEPVLAADLGLEWRRRFAAIDEQAPIAASIGQVHRATLPDGRPVAVKIQYPDIAGALRSDMRAVSAMTRAAATVAPGLALPPLVAEMRTRLAEELDYLAEADAQRRFAAAYRNDPDAVVPDVLIATPRVLVTEWLDGTPFVEVAAVGTQEQRDRAAALYMRFLLSGPEYTGLLHTDPHAGNFRLTADGRLGVLDFGSTLAMPDGMPLTFGRLLTVLRRGDSEEIVAGLREEGFVRPGARVDAVKLRDYLAPFTVPAGHDTFSFSRTWLRSQFSRINDPRNPEFAVALQLTMPPEHLFTHRVWLGCVGVLCQLEATVAVRPVIERWLPGFEAG; from the coding sequence GTGACGGGCATCGGAGGCATCCACCGCGTCGGACGCACCCTGCGCCTGCTCGGGCTGCCGCTCGGAACCGTCGCGCTGGCCGTTGAGGGCCTGGCCAGGCGCCGCATCGGTCAGGACGCCGAGCACGTGCGCCGCGAGCTGCGCCGCCGTAACGCCGAGCGCACGCGGCGGGTGCTGGGCGATCTCAAGGGTGGTGCGCTGAAGGCCGGCCAGCTGCTGGCCACCCTCGACGCGCTGTTCCCCGTCGATCCCGACGCCACATGGCAGCAGACGCTGGCGGACGTGCCTGAGCGCAACAGCGTCGTGCCCTTCGCCCGCCTCGAACCCGTGCTCGCCGCGGACCTCGGGCTCGAGTGGCGGCGACGGTTCGCCGCCATCGACGAGCAGGCGCCGATCGCCGCTTCGATCGGGCAGGTGCACCGCGCCACGCTGCCCGACGGCCGCCCGGTCGCGGTGAAGATCCAGTACCCCGACATCGCGGGCGCGTTGCGCTCGGACATGCGCGCGGTATCGGCGATGACGCGCGCCGCGGCGACGGTCGCACCGGGCCTCGCACTGCCGCCACTGGTCGCGGAGATGCGCACGCGGCTGGCCGAGGAGCTCGACTACCTGGCGGAGGCTGATGCCCAGCGCCGGTTCGCGGCCGCCTACCGCAACGATCCCGACGCTGTCGTCCCCGACGTGTTGATCGCGACGCCGCGGGTGCTGGTCACCGAGTGGCTCGATGGCACGCCGTTCGTCGAGGTCGCGGCGGTCGGCACGCAGGAGCAGCGCGACCGTGCGGCGGCGCTGTACATGCGGTTTCTGCTGTCGGGTCCCGAGTACACCGGGCTGCTGCACACCGACCCGCATGCCGGCAACTTCCGGCTCACGGCAGACGGGCGGCTCGGTGTGCTCGACTTCGGGTCGACGCTGGCGATGCCCGACGGCATGCCGCTGACGTTCGGCCGGCTGCTGACCGTGCTGCGGCGCGGGGACAGCGAAGAGATCGTCGCCGGCCTGCGCGAGGAGGGTTTCGTGCGACCCGGCGCGCGCGTCGACGCGGTCAAGCTGCGTGACTACCTCGCGCCGTTCACCGTGCCTGCGGGCCACGACACCTTCAGCTTCAGCCGTACGTGGCTGCGGAGCCAGTTCTCCCGCATCAACGATCCGCGCAACCCGGAGTTCGCCGTCGCGTTGCAGCTGACGATGCCGCCGGAGCATCTGTTCACCCATCGCGTGTGGCTCGGCTGCGTGGGTGTGCTGTGCCAGCTCGAGGCCACCGTCGCGGTCCGCCCGGTCATCGAGCGCTGGCTGCCGGGCTTCGAGGCCGGCTGA